One genomic segment of Ricinus communis isolate WT05 ecotype wild-type chromosome 5, ASM1957865v1, whole genome shotgun sequence includes these proteins:
- the LOC8287400 gene encoding uncharacterized protein LOC8287400: MDLREDSSRFGSVTISTLRNMSSSSSAFFSANQSPFFSPRSPTCQISESTRSDAQCDSIHLSGEHLTSSSGNPLLTSPANVRDAVSDMSRDPVAEIGTDFQKLDRIFSSTGISNSSPYSYNNLHDIGYSGFREKQRKHERSQGTLYTPVSISLPSYRLRSCDVFIGLHGRKPSLLRFANWIRAELEVQGISCFISDRARCRNSRKHGLVERAMDVSSFGIVILTKKSFRNPYTIEELRFFTSKKNLVPLFFDLSPDDCLVRDIVENRGELWEKHGGELWLLYGGLENEWKEAVNSLSRVDEWKLEAQEGNWRDCILRAVTLLAMRLGRRSVVERMTKWKEKVDKDEFPFPRNENFIGRKKELSELEFILFGDVSGDSERDYFELKTKPRRKNLTIGWSKSSSMEEKRRDWKWENRAKKGKEPVVWKESEKEIEMQSTEIPHRQHHARTKGARRYAKRKRSTKIVYGKGVACVSGESGIGKTELLLEFAYRYHQRYKMVLWIGGESRYIRHNYLNLWSFLEVDVGVQNCPGKSRIRNFEEQEEEAISRVRKELMRNIPFLVVIDNLESEKDWWDHKLVMDLLPRFGGETHIIISTRLPRVMNLEPLKLSYLSGVEATCIMQGSGKDYSIAEIEALRVIEEKLGRLTLGLAIVGAILSELPINPSRLLDTINRMPLREISWSGREANSLTKNSFILQLFEVCFSIFDHADGPRSLATRMVQASGWFAPAAIPVSLLALAANKIPQKHRGTQLWRKLLRSLSCGLSSSYTKRSEAEASSMLLRFNIAKSSTKQGYVHVNELVKIYMRKRGTAIVAQAMVQAVISRGSISHHSEHIWAALFLLFGFSNDPKAVELKVSELLYLVREMVLPLAIRTFISFSRCNAALELLRLCTNALEAADQAFVTPVEKWLDKSLCWRPIQTNAQLNPYLWQELALSRATVLETRAKLMLRGGQFDIGDDLIRKVIFIRTSICGDDHPETVSARETLSKLTRLLANVQIYTSP, encoded by the coding sequence ATGGATCTCCGAGAAGATAGCTCCAGGTTTGGCTCAGTAACAATTTCAACTTTAAGGAATAtgtcatcatcatcttcagcATTTTTTTCAGCAAACCAGTCACCTTTCTTCTCTCCAAGATCACCAACCTGTCAAATCTCTGAATCAACAAGGTCGGATGCTCAATGTGATAGTATTCATTTAAGTGGTGAGCACCTTACTTCCAGTTCAGGAAATCCATTACTTACATCTCCTGCAAATGTCAGAGATGCCGTGTCAGACATGTCAAGGGACCCAGTTGCCGAAATTGGAACAGATTTTCAGAAGCTTGATCGAATATTTTCCTCAACTGGCATTTCTAATAGCTCTCCATATAGTTACAACAATTTGCATGACATTGGTTATTCTGGGTTCAGAGAGAAGCAAAGAAAGCATGAGAGAAGCCAGGGAACATTATATACTCCAGTTTCAATCTCCCTACCCTCTTACAGACTGAGGAGCTGTGACGTCTTCATAGGATTGCATGGTCGAAAACCTTCTTTGCTGAGGTTTGCTAATTGGATTCGTGCTGAATTGGAGGTTCAAGGGATAAGTTGTTTTATATCTGACAGAGCTCGATGTAGGAACTCGCGGAAACATGGTTTAGTAGAGAGGGCAATGGACGTTTCTTCTTTTGGCATTGTAATCCTAACAAAGAAGTCCTTTAGGAACCCGTACACTATTGAGGAATTGCGATTTTTCACAAGCAAAAAGAATTTGGTCCCGTTATTCTTTGATTTGAGTCCAGATGATTGCCTGGTCAGGGACATAGTTGAGAATAGGGGAGAGTTATGGGAGAAACATGGAGGTGAACTATGGCTTTTGTATGGTGGGTTAGAGAATGAGTGGAAGGAAGCTGTTAACAGCCTTTCTCGGGTAGATGAGTGGAAACTTGAAGCTCAGGAGGGTAACTGGAGAGATTGCATTCTGAGGGCTGTCACACTTCTGGCAATGAGATTGGGAAGGAGAAGTGTTGTAGAACGGATGACCAAGTGGAAAGAGAAGGTGGATAAAGATGAGTTCCCTTTCCCCCGAAATGAGAACTTCATTGGCAGGAAGAAAGAATTGTCTGAACTAGAGTTTATACTTTTTGGTGATGTCAGTGGAGATTCAGAAAGAGATTATTTTGAACTTAAGACTAAACCCAGGAGAAAGAATTTGACAATTGGATGGAGTAAGAGCAGTTCAATGGAGGAAAAACGAAGGGATTGGAAATGGGAGAACAGGGCCAAGAAGGGTAAAGAACCAGTTGTATGGAAGGAGTCTGAAAAGGAGATTGAGATGCAAAGCACTGAAATTCCTCACAGGCAACACCACGCAAGAACTAAAGGTGCTAGACGTTATGCAAAGAGGAAAAGATCAACAAAGATTGTGTACGGGAAGGGGGTTGCCTGTGTGTCAGGGGAGTCAGGAATTGGAAAGACAGAGCTTCTCCTAGAATTTGCCTATAGATATCACCAGAGGTACAAGATGGTCCTGTGGATTGGAGGAGAAAGCAGGTATATTAGGCATAATTATCTGAATCTCTGGTCATTCTTAGAAGTTGATGTGGGGGTTCAGAATTGTCCAGGGAAAAGCAGAATAAGAAATTTTGAGGAGCAGGAAGAGGAAGCCATTTCTAGAGTTCGCAAAGAGCTCATGAGAAACATACCATTTCTGGTGGTGATTGATAACTTGGAGAGTGAAAAGGATTGGTGGGATCACAAACTTGTAATGGATCTCCTTCCCCGTTTTGGCGGAGAGAcccatattataatttctacACGGCTCCCTCGTGTCATGAATCTGGAACCTTTGAAACTTTCTTACTTGTCTGGGGTGGAGGCAACATGTATAATGCAAGGAAGTGGGAAAGACTACTCAATTGCAGAAATTGAGGCCCTCAGGGTTATTGAGGAGAAACTAGGAAGGTTAACTTTAGGCCTCGCAATAGTAGGAGCAATTTTATCCGAGCTCCCTATAAATCCAAGCAGGCTATTGGACACCATAAATAGAATGCCATTGAGAGAAATCTCATGGAGTGGTAGGGAAGCTAATTCATTGACCAAAAACAGTTTCATCTTGCAACTCTTTGAGGTATGTTTCTCAATATTTGATCATGCTGATGGACCAAGGAGCTTGGCGACCAGGATGGTCCAGGCCAGTGGTTGGTTTGCACCAGCTGCTATTCCTGTTTCTCTATTAGCCCTAGCTGCAAACAAGATACCGCAGAAACATAGGGGAACTCAGCTATGGAGAAAGTTATTGCGTTCCCTGAGCTGTGGCCTTTCTTCATCATACACCAAAAGATCAGAAGCAGAAGCATCTTCCATGTTGTTGAGATTTAATATTGCAAAAAGTAGTACAAAGCAAGGCTATGTCCATGTTAATGAACTTGTTAAAATTTACATGCGCAAAAGAGGAACTGCAATTGTTGCGCAGGCCATGGTTCAAGCTGTCATCAGTCGTGGTTCTATATCTCACCATTCAGAACATATATGGGCGGCATTATTCTTGCTTTTCGGATTTAGTAATGACCCCAAGGCTGTCGAGCTGAAGGTGTCGGAACTATTGTACCTTGTTAGAGAAATGGTTTTGCCTCTTGCAATACGGACATTCATTTCATTCTCTCGATGCAATGCTGCCTTGGAGCTCCTGCGTCTATGCACTAATGCTTTGGAAGCAGCGGACCAAGCATTTGTTACCCCAGTTGAGAAGTGGTTAGACAAATCACTATGTTGGAGGCCAATCCAGACTAATGCTCAGCTGAATCCATATCTTTGGCAGGAGCTAGCACTTTCAAGAGCAACTGTTCTGGAAACTAGAGCAAAGCTCATGTTAAGAGGGGGACAGTTTGACATTGGGGATGATTTGATAAGGaaggttatttttattagaactTCAATATGCGGTGATGATCATCCAGAAACCGTGTCTGCTCGTGAAACTTTAAGCAAACTCACCAGGCTTCTTGCCAATGTTCAAATTTACACTTCACCATAG